taataaataaatgaaatttttaattttaaaagaagatttaaaactaaaataaacaaacacaccCTGTGATTTTGCTTTCTtgttttgggttaaatatacataaaaatataattggcCAGTTCACATCTGCTAAGGCAAGAAGTTTATGCAATCATgctttaaaataaagtatactTAACGACTCTATTTAAATAGTATTATACTCGTCCCATTTATCTATACGATCAATATGGATATCCgttattataatttacaaaattatcaaaatctaCTCTCTTGATTTTCTAATCAAGTGTTATAgttatacaattatatatatNTTTTTTAACTTGTACATCTAATTTAATGATCTCACTATTTTACAAGAGTCTGAtccaattattaatatatttcatgcttttaatttaaaatacaaacgCTGATCCATACGCAATTTTGTTTACTCTTCTGCAGTTTGACTTTTCTAAACTTAatgattcttttattatataaaaaatactacGGTATTAATGTGGTTGGTGGTGGCTTTAACCAAACAGGTGGAATTACACTACTAAACTagaagtatataaataaaaataatgaaactaaaCCGTAAgaatatagaaatatataagAATCAAAACTGCATGATCagccaaaaaataataaaacttgattCACAACTTTCCTAGTAATGCATGGAACGTGGCCATTCTCAACCATTGACCACTGACAGATAGGGTTTTTGTATAATATAATGATGTTTTGTTTGGAAGAAAGTATATTGTGAACACAAACGAATGGTAGATACATGGAAATATTGACATCAAGGATCGTTGACCTGAACAAACCAGTGAACATGTAAACATAATCTAACGTTGAGAAATTGGAATGTATTCACATGCAAATGCATCAtcattatgttttgttttctttacttAACCCTAAATACAcgtctttctttcattcaaacGCAACCCTTAATTTCttaaccttcttcttcttcttctttccttctctctctctctttcacaTTCATTTTCCGTTGACTTTGTATATCATGAAATCTTGCAGCAGCCAAATCATTAACGTTTCATTGCAAGTTGATCTCATCCATCGCCATGGCTAACATAAACACTTTTCTTAACCCCCTTGAATCCAAAACCATCTGatttttcatcatcatcatcatcatcaagaagaTGAACAATACAAGTGATTCATCTGGGTACCTTGGCTCCAGCAACATAAGTGGCTTTGGCATGGGCATCGGAATTTCAATTGGGATTCTTCTGCTTATCACAACCATCACACTCACCTCCTACTTCTGCACCAGATCACAGGTACCAACTGCTCCAAGGAGAAGAACTTCTTCTGGCCCACAATTCCTCGAGCCACAGCATACAGTAATTGATGTTGGGTTGGATGAAGCCACAATCATGAACTACCCCAAGATGCTGTACTCTGAAGCCAAGCTAAGGAAATCTGATTCCACAGCAACAAGCTGTTCCATATGTCTGGGAGATTACAAAAGTTCTGATGTGCTAAGGGTTTTGCCAGATTGTGAACATGTCTTTCACCTCAATTGCATAGACCCATGGTTGAGGCTGCATCCAACTTGTCCTCTCTGCAGAACATCTCCTATCCCAACACCTCTCTCGACACCTCTTGCAGAAGTTGTCCCGTTAGCAACAAGGCGAGATTAATTCAtagtatatgtttttttcaatGTTGTAGTAGTACTGGTTCACCAAGGTTTTAAGGTTTATCAGAGTTTCATAAAATACTTTATTGATTCATTCTATATGTAAATTCTTCTCTTCTACCCTTtctccaaaacaaaacaaatgtttAAAGTTCACAAATTTTAGTTCATA
This genomic interval from Vigna radiata var. radiata cultivar VC1973A chromosome 8, Vradiata_ver6, whole genome shotgun sequence contains the following:
- the LOC106771690 gene encoding RING-H2 finger protein ATL70-like; protein product: MNNTSDSSGYLGSSNISGFGMGIGISIGILLLITTITLTSYFCTRSQVPTAPRRRTSSGPQFLEPQHTVIDVGLDEATIMNYPKMLYSEAKLRKSDSTATSCSICLGDYKSSDVLRVLPDCEHVFHLNCIDPWLRLHPTCPLCRTSPIPTPLSTPLAEVVPLATRRD